A region from the Coregonus clupeaformis isolate EN_2021a unplaced genomic scaffold, ASM2061545v1 scaf0901, whole genome shotgun sequence genome encodes:
- the LOC123485938 gene encoding LOW QUALITY PROTEIN: protocadherin-9-like (The sequence of the model RefSeq protein was modified relative to this genomic sequence to represent the inferred CDS: inserted 2 bases in 2 codons) encodes MDLTDCYLLAALVACFWIDPSIAQELIYPIREELQENVLIGNIPKDLNISHTNAATGASANLVYRLVSKAGDNPLLRVQSSTGEIFTTSNRIDRERLCPGPSFEESECSFEIEVVILPNDYFRLIKIKIVVKDTNDNAPMFPSPVINISIPENTLINSRFAIPSATDPDTGPNSVHRYQLVNGQSAFGLDIVETPEGEKWPQLIVQQNLDREQKDTYVMKVKVEDGGAPQKSSTAILQVTVTDVNDNKPVFKESQIEVHIPENSPIGTSVVRLQATDADVGANAEIKFMLGTQVSPATKRLFALNGTTGLITVQRPLDREETAVHKLSVLASDGSSSPARATITINVTDVNDNPPNIDLRYIISPINGTVFLSEKDPINTKIALITVSDKDTDVNGKVICFIEKDVPFHLKAVYDNQYLLETSALLDFEGTKEYNFKIIASDSGKPSLNQTALVRVRLEDENDNPPIFSQPVIELAVMENNKRDLFLTMLSATDEDSGKNAEIVYQLGPNASFFDLDRXTGVLTASRVFDREDQDRFLFTVTARDNGTPPLQSQAAVIVTVLDENDNSPKFTHNHFQFFVSENLPKYSTVGVITVTDSDAGENAAVTLSILSDNENFILDPYSGVIKSNVSFDREHQSSYTFDVRAVDSGRPPSSSAAKVTINVIDVNDNIPIVIYPPSNTSFKLVPLSSIPGSVVAEVFAVDGDTGMNAELKYTIVSGNNKGLFXIDPVTGNITLEEKPAISDIGLHRLVVNISDLGYPKSLHTLVLVFLYVNDTVGNATFIYDLIRRTMETPLDRNIGESSETYQSGDYLTIMIAIVAGAMVVIVVIFVTVLVRCRHTSRFKAAQRKKQGAEWMSPNQENKQNKKKKRKKRKSPKSSLLNFVTIEENKPDDDQAHEPINGTISLPAELEEQGMGHFDWNAAPPTTTFKPSSPDLARHYKSASPQSAFHLKADTPVSAKKHHVIQELPLDNTFVGGCDTLSKRSSTSSDHFSASECSSQGGFKTKGPIHPSRQGTLTGTLTRARTELNPEYLDLRLQGRAQPRILDPMHTPGG; translated from the exons ATGGATCTAACAGACTGTTACCTGTTGGCCGCGCTTGTTGCCTGCTTTTGGATAGACCCTTCTATAGCCCAGGAGCTGATCTACCCCATcagagaggagctgcaggagaaCGTTCTCATTGGAAACATACCAAAGGACCTGAACATCTCCCATACGAACGCCGCTACCGGAGCCAGCGCTAACCTGGTCTACAGGCTGGTTTCTAAAGCTGGGGACAACCCTCTGCTCAGGGTGCAGAGCAGCACGGGAGAGATATTTACAACCTCTAACCGCATTGACAGGGAGAGGCTCTGTCCCGGCCCCTCGTTCGAGGAGAGCGAGTGCTCCTTCGAGATCGAGGTGGTGATTTTACCCAACGACTACTTCAGACTGATCAAGATTAAGATCGTGGTCAAGGACACCAACGACAACGCTCCCATGTTCCCGTCTCCCGTCATCAACATCTCCATCCCGGAGAACACGCTGATCAACAGCCGTTTCGCCATCCCTTCCGCCACCGACCCCGACACCGGCCCCAACAGCGTCCACAGGTACCAGCTGGTGAACGGGCAAAGCGCCTTCGGGTTGGACATCGTGGAGACGCCGGAAGGGGAGAAGTGGCCGCAGCTCATCGTTCAGCAGAACCTGGACAGGGAGCAGAAGGACACGTACGTCATGAAGGTCAAGGTGGAGGACGGCGGCGCGCCGCAGAAATCCAGCACCGCCATCCTCCAAGTCACCGTCACGGACGTTAACGATAACAAACCGGTGTTCAaggagagccagatcgaggtccACATACCGGAGAACTCGCCTATAGGGACGTCCGTGGTTCGGCTACAGGCTACGGACGCAGACGTCGGGGCGAATGCAGAAATCAAATTCATGTTGGGGACGCAGGTGTCCCCAGCTACCAAGAGACTGTTTGCTTTGAACGGCACCACTGGCCTTATAACCGTACAGCGGCCCCTCGACAGAGAGGAGACCGCCGTACACAAGTTATCTGTGTTAGCGAGCGACGGCAGCTCCAGCCCTGCCAGAGCTACCATAACTATAAACGTGACCGACGTGAACGACAATCCACCGAACATTGATCTGAGATATATCATCAGTCCCATCAACGGCACTGTGTTCCTCTCAGAGAAAGACCCAATCAACACCAAGATAGCTCTGATCACTGTGTCGGACAAGGACACGGATGTCAATGGCAAAGTCATCTGTTTCATTGAGAAGGACGTCCCCTTTCACCTCAAAGCGGTGTACGACAACCAGTACCTACTGGAGACATCGGCGCTGCTCGACTTCGAGGGGACCAAAGAGTACAACTTCAAAATCATAGCCTCTGACTCGGGCAAGCCGAGCTTGAACCAGACAGCGTTGGTGAGGGTGAGGCTGGAGGACGAAAATGACAACCCGCCGATCTTCAGCCAGCCCGTCATCGAGCTGGCCGTCATGGAGAACAACAAACGTGATCTCTTCCTCACGATGCTCAGCGCCACCGATGAGGACAGCGGAAAAAACGCGGAGATCGTCTACCAGCTGGGCCCTAACGCCTCGTTCTTCGACCTGGACC AAACCGGTGTCCTCACGGCCTCCCGGGTGTTCGATCGTGAGGACCAAGATCGGTTCCTCTTCACGGTAACGGCTCGGGACAACGGGACTCCTCCGCTCCAGAGCCAGGCGGCAGTCATCGTGACAGTACTCGACGAGAACGACAACAGCCCCAAGTTCACCCACAACCACTTCCAGTTCTTTGTGTCAGAGAACCTGCCCAAGTACAGCACGGTGGGGGTGATAACCGTCACAGACTCAGACGCCGGGGAAAATGCAGCCGTCACGCTGTCAATACTCAGCGACAACGAGAACTTTATCCTGGACCCGTACTCTGGAGTTATAAAGTCCAACGTGTCCTTCGACCGGGAACATCAGAGCTCCTACACCTTTGACGTTCGGGCGGTGGATAGCGGGCGGCCGCCAAGTTCCTCGGCCGCCAAGGTGACCATCAATGTCATCGACGTAAACGACAACATCCCCATCGTCATCTACCCCCCCTCCAACACCTCCTTCAAACTGGTCCCGCTCTCGTCCATCCCTGGGTCAGTGGTGGCTGAGGTCTTCGCTGTGGACGGTGACACGGGGATGAACGCAGAGCTCAAGTACACCATCGTGAGCGGCAACAACAAAGGTCTGT GGATCGACCCTGTGACAGGAAATATCACCCTGGAGGAGAAGCCTGCTATCTCCGACATCGGCCTCCACCGGCTGGTCGTGAACATTAGCGACCTGGGCTACCCCAAGTCCCTGCACACCCTAGTGCTGGTGTTCCTCTACGTGAACGACACGGTCGGCAATGCCACGTTTATCTACGACCTCATCCGCCGCACCATGGAGACCCCCCTGGACAGGAACATCGGGGAGAGCAGTGAGACCTACCAGAGCGGAGACTATCTTACCATCATGATCGCCATCGTAGCCGGGGCGATGGTGGTGATTGTGGTGATCTTCGTGACGGTCCTGGTGCGCTGCCGCCACACCTCGCGGTTTAAGGCGGCCCAGAGAAAGAAGCAGGGCGCCGAGTGGATGTCTCCCAACCAGGAGAACAAgcagaacaagaagaagaagcgTAAGAAAAGAAAGTCGCCCAAAAGCTCCCTCCTGAACTTTGTCACCATCGAGGAGAACAAGCCGGACGACGACCAGGCTCACGAGCCCATCAACGGCACCATCAGCCTGCCCGCCGAGCTAGAGGAGCAGGGCATGGGCCACTTTGACTGGAACGCTGCTCCTCCCACCACCACCTTCAAGCCCTCCAGTCCGGACCTGGCCCGGCACTACAAGTCCGCTTCTCCGCAGTCCGCGTTCCACCTCAAAGCAGACACGCCGGTCTCCGCGAAGAAGCACCACGTGATTCAGGAGCTCCCGCTGGACAACACCTTCGTAGGGGGCTGTGATACTCTCTCCAAGAGATCCTCCACTAGCTCAGACCACTTCAGTGCCTCGGAGTGCAGTTCCCAGGGAGGATTCAAGACTAAGGGACCCATACACCCATCCAGACAG